A region of Homo sapiens chromosome 17, GRCh38.p14 Primary Assembly DNA encodes the following proteins:
- the RSAD1 gene encoding radical S-adenosyl methionine domain-containing protein 1, mitochondrial precursor: MALPGARARGWAAAARAAQRRRRVENAGGSPSPEPAGRRAALYVHWPYCEKRCSYCNFNKYIPRRLEEAAMQKCLVTEAQTLLRLSGVQRVESVFFGGGTPSLASPHTVAAVLEAVAQAAHLPADLEVTLEANPTSAPGSRLAEFGAAGVNRLSIGLQSLDDTELRLLGRTHSACDALRTLAEARRLFPGRVSVDLMLGLPAQQVGPWLGQLQELLHHCDDHLSLYQLSLERGTALFAQVQRGALPAPDPELAAEMYQRGRAVLREAGFHQYEVSNFARNGALSTHNWTYWQCGQYLGVGPGAHGRFMPQGAGGHTREARIQTLEPDNWMKEVMLFGHGTRKRVPLGRLELLEEVLALGLRTDVGITHQHWQQFEPQLTLWDVFGANKEVQELLERGLLQLDHRGLRCSWEGLAVLDSLLLTLLPQLQEAWQQRTPSPVPGG; encoded by the exons ATGGCGCTCCCCGGAGCCCGGGCTCGCGGCTGGGCGGCAGCAGCCAGAGCGGCCCAGAGGCGCCGCCGCGTGGAGAACGCAGGAGGGTCCCCGAGTCCTGAGCCTGCGGGCCGGCGCGCGGCGCTTTACGTACAC TGGCCTTACTGCGAGAAGCGCTGCAGTTACTGCAACTTCAACAAGTACATCCCTCGCCGCCTGGAGGAGGCTGCCATGCAGAAGTGTCTGGTGACCGAAGCTCAGACGCTGCTGCGGCTCAGCGGGGTGCAACG GGTGGAGTCTGTGTTCTTTGGTGGGGGGACCCCCAGTCTAGCCAGTCCCCACACGGTGGCTGCTGTCCTGGAGGCTGTGGCACAGGCAGCCCACCTGCCTGCAGACTTGGAAGTCACATTGGAGGCTAATCCTACTTCAGCTCCGGGCTCCAGACTGGCAGAGTTCGGGGCAGCAGGGGTTAACAGGTTGTCTATAGGCCTCCAG TCCCTAGATGACACTGAGCTCCGGCTGTTGGGACGGACGCACTCGGCCTGCGATGCTCTGCGGACGCTGGCAGAGGCCCGGCGCCTCTTTCCCGGGCGCGTGTCTGTAGACTTGATGCTGGGGCTGCCGGCACAGCAGGTGGGGCCGTGGCTTGGGCAGCTGCAGGAACTGCTGCACCACTGTGATGACCACCTCTCCCTCTACCAGCTGTCCCTGGAGCGGGGCACCGCACTCTTCGCCCAGGTGCAGCGGGGTGCCCTTCCAGCCCCTGACCCGGAGCTCGCAGCTGAGATGTACCAGAGGGGCCGGGCTGTCCTTCGGGAGGCTGGCTTCCACCAGTATGAGGTCTCCAACTTTGCCCGGAAT GGGGCGCTCAGTACCCACAATTGGACTTACTGGCAGTGTGGTCAGTACCTTGGCGTTGGGCCTG GGGCCCATGGACGATTTATGCCCCAGGGGGCTGGAGGCCACACCCGGGAGGCTCGGATCCAGACACTGGAGCCTGACAACTGGATGAAGGAGGTGATGCTGTTTGGCCATGGCACCCGGAAGCGTGTCCCCCTGGGCAGGCTGGAGCT GCTGGAGGAAGTTTTGGCCCTGGGGCTACGCACCGATGTGGGGATCACTCACCAG CACTGGCAGCAGTTTGAGCCCCAGCTGACCCTGTGGGATGTGTTTGGAGCGAACAAGGAGGTGCAGGAGCTGCTGGAGCGGGGCCTACTGCAGCTGGATCACAG GGGTCTTCGGTGTTCCTGGGAGGGTCTGGCTGTGCTGGACTCTCTCTtgctgaccctcctgcctcagctccaaGAAGCCTGGCAGCAGAGAACCCCCTCCCCTGTGCCAGGAGGATGA